The nucleotide sequence GATATTAACACAAGGGTTTTCCACGAGCTGTGTGGAATTCTCTCCATTTCTTACGACGACTGCATTCCATATGAGTAGTTGAGAAGGATCGAGTCAAAAAGGATTTGTTGTGCAGTTGGATTTTCTGTTTCCTTCTTTTCTATCTTTTGTGTGGTTTGTTCTTTGGACGATGGATCCACAACGGAATCCAGGCATCCGACGGTTTGGATCTTATGTAAATGAATACTTTTCTTATCTTTCCGTCATCGACGTCCCCGCCGAGTTCCCTCGTGTGATTAGATAAAGAAAAGGGAGGTGGGTCCCGGTGGCATCTCGGAGCAGGATGCGGGTACACAAATGGGTAACGAAGAGCTTTGGGTCCGAAAAACAGCGAGCGGAAGACAAATAGTACAAAAAAACTAACGCCCCGTGCCGGTCGCGAAATAATAACGGACCCCAAACCGTAGCTCATCCTCTCATCTATCACCCCCTTCAACCCCTAAGTGGCCCCCAGGCCGCCTCCCCTCAATGGCCGCTtcctccaccgccaccgccaccgccaccgcaatCGTGTTGGAGCCTGGTGAGAGCGCAACCTCCACCCATACCGAGCATTGGCAACCCATGCTCCACTTGCCCTCCTCCCAGCTCTCCCTCGTCCCACCCTCAGCCCACCACCTCCGGCGCAGGCGCCGACGTCCGGCTCGCGTCCTCCGCCTCTTCCACTCCTTCTGCCGCACCCTCCCCATCTTCACCCCCAAGTGCAAGCTTCCCGATCCCTGCCGCATCGCCACCTCCTCCCCCACAGTCATGCCCACCATCGCCTGCACCCCTGCCACCTCCCTCATCGGCCCCGACCACCGAGGCCGCCGCCACCACGACCTCATCACCGGCACCATCTTCGGCTACCGTAACGGCCGCGTGTCCTTCTCCCTCCAGGAGAACCCCCGGTGCCTGCCCTCCCTCGTCATCGAGCTGGCCATGCACACGCATGCTCTTCTACGTGAGATGAGCGCCGGCATGGTACGCATTGCCCTCGAGTGCGAGAAGAGGCCAGTGGAGCACAACAAGGAAAGCAACTCGCAGTTATCGTCGAATCTCATGGACGAGCCACTCTGGGCCATGTTCTGCAACGGGAAGAAGAGCGGGTACTGCGTACGGCGAGAGGCCTCGGAGGAGGACCTGGCGGTGATGGAAACGCTGCGGCCGGTGTCCATGGGGGCCGGCGTGCTACCGGGAAGGTCCGAGGAGGAG is from Musa acuminata AAA Group cultivar baxijiao chromosome BXJ1-6, Cavendish_Baxijiao_AAA, whole genome shotgun sequence and encodes:
- the LOC135677584 gene encoding protein MIZU-KUSSEI 1-like; this encodes MAASSTATATATAIVLEPGESATSTHTEHWQPMLHLPSSQLSLVPPSAHHLRRRRRRPARVLRLFHSFCRTLPIFTPKCKLPDPCRIATSSPTVMPTIACTPATSLIGPDHRGRRHHDLITGTIFGYRNGRVSFSLQENPRCLPSLVIELAMHTHALLREMSAGMVRIALECEKRPVEHNKESNSQLSSNLMDEPLWAMFCNGKKSGYCVRREASEEDLAVMETLRPVSMGAGVLPGRSEEEGPDGEIAYVRAGFEHVVGSTDSETLYMMSPDDYNGPDLTIFFVRL